A genomic window from Micromonospora sp. WMMA1947 includes:
- a CDS encoding ATP-binding cassette domain-containing protein: MGYVDVAGVGHILPDGRELFSDVSFRVGEGAKVALVGPNGAGKTTLLRMVAGDLPVKTGAIARSGGLGVMRQFIGMIGDESTLADLALSLAPPALRDAGRRLAETEAAMRAAEVRGKYSSAAAKTQLAYAEALAAWGETGGYDAEVLFDTVATIVLDLPWDSARERPVRTLSGGQQKRFALELLLRGPDEVLLLDEPDNFLDVPGKRWLEARLRESGKSVLYVSHDRELLAQTADRVVAVEGGSAWVHPGGFASWHEARVARHARLDELRKRWDEEHQKLRELMLMYKQKAAYNDGMASRYQAAQTRLRKFEEAGPPPVPPKDQDIRMRLTGGRTGKRAVIAEQLELDGLTYPFDLELWYGDRVAVLGANGTGKSHFLRLLARGGTDPEPGNTPVDGAGALAPVAHGGVVRLGARVRPGHFSQTHDRPELMAKTLVEVLWRGDDHRAGMDRHAAMAALSRYELAGQGDQRFGTLSGGQQARFLVLLLELSGATLLLLDEPTDNLDLASAEALEAGLTAFEGTVVAVTHDRWFTRTFDRFVLFRGDGDVVETPEPVWDVG; this comes from the coding sequence GTGGGATACGTGGACGTGGCAGGAGTCGGGCACATCCTCCCGGACGGGCGTGAGCTGTTCAGCGACGTGTCGTTCCGGGTCGGCGAGGGTGCCAAGGTGGCGCTGGTCGGCCCGAACGGCGCCGGCAAGACCACGCTGCTGCGGATGGTCGCCGGTGACCTGCCGGTGAAGACCGGCGCGATCGCCCGCTCCGGTGGGCTGGGCGTGATGCGGCAGTTCATCGGCATGATCGGAGACGAGTCCACGCTCGCCGACCTCGCCCTGTCGCTGGCGCCGCCGGCGCTGCGCGACGCCGGGCGGCGGCTCGCCGAGACCGAGGCGGCCATGCGGGCGGCCGAGGTCCGCGGCAAGTACAGCTCCGCCGCCGCGAAGACCCAGCTCGCGTACGCCGAGGCGCTCGCCGCCTGGGGCGAGACCGGCGGGTACGACGCGGAGGTCCTCTTCGACACCGTCGCCACCATCGTGCTCGACCTGCCGTGGGACAGCGCCCGGGAACGGCCGGTGCGCACGCTGTCGGGCGGCCAGCAGAAGCGTTTCGCGCTGGAACTGCTGCTGCGCGGCCCGGACGAGGTGCTGCTGCTCGACGAGCCGGACAACTTCCTCGACGTACCGGGCAAGCGCTGGCTGGAGGCGCGGCTGCGCGAGTCGGGCAAGTCCGTGCTGTACGTCTCGCACGACCGGGAACTGCTGGCGCAGACCGCCGACCGGGTCGTCGCGGTGGAGGGCGGCAGCGCCTGGGTGCACCCGGGCGGCTTCGCGAGCTGGCACGAAGCCCGGGTGGCCCGCCACGCCCGCCTCGACGAGCTGCGCAAACGCTGGGACGAGGAGCACCAGAAGCTGCGTGAGCTGATGCTGATGTACAAGCAGAAGGCCGCGTACAACGACGGGATGGCCTCCCGCTATCAGGCCGCGCAGACCCGGTTGCGCAAGTTCGAGGAGGCCGGGCCGCCGCCCGTACCCCCGAAAGATCAGGACATCCGGATGCGCCTGACCGGCGGGCGGACCGGCAAGCGCGCGGTCATCGCCGAGCAGCTGGAGCTCGACGGCCTGACGTATCCGTTCGACCTGGAACTCTGGTACGGCGACCGGGTCGCGGTGCTCGGCGCGAACGGCACCGGCAAGTCGCACTTCCTGCGCCTGCTGGCCCGGGGCGGCACCGACCCGGAGCCGGGCAACACCCCCGTCGACGGCGCCGGCGCGCTCGCACCTGTCGCCCACGGTGGCGTGGTCCGGCTCGGCGCACGCGTGCGACCCGGGCACTTCTCGCAGACCCACGACCGGCCGGAACTGATGGCCAAGACACTCGTCGAGGTGCTGTGGCGCGGCGACGACCACCGCGCCGGCATGGACCGGCACGCGGCCATGGCGGCGCTGTCCCGGTACGAGCTGGCCGGTCAGGGCGACCAGCGGTTCGGCACGCTCTCCGGCGGGCAGCAGGCCCGGTTCCTGGTGCTGCTGCTGGAGCTGTCCGGGGCGACCCTGCTGCTGCTCGACGAGCCCACCGACAACCTCGACCTGGCCTCCGCCGAGGCGCTGGAAGCCGGGCTGACCGCGTTCGAGGGGACGGTGGTCGCTGTCACCCACGACAGGTGGTTCACCCGTACCTTCGACCGGTTCGTGTTGTTCCGCGGCGACGGCGACGTGGTGGAGACGCCGGAGCCGGTCTGGGACGTCGGGTGA